A single Methanospirillum lacunae DNA region contains:
- a CDS encoding IPT/TIG domain-containing protein, producing the protein MIERHDFPMWAGIILVILLTLTALVAYAYRFLSFENAGGAEFYLSILLVLSVILLLVFLTFTTVIFKYLGLSDPSQSLGLPEGSIRAVIALSLILIFMTSSILLYEEVEKHSGPPIYNSTNITQSQLDSIPKDEIVYIQRSIELNNGTLFNVGRKTEKSRAGEDIAKQIITTVSTLVVAVAGFYFGSKAVGVVGSGLSAVPLIRSINPTEGKRGTDIELKVFGKNFELVRDVTLVCDSIEIPCTDVTSNSTLIVCKLHIPDDSVGYPGGSEKKWAVVVKSSDIGEDTLGGVFTIIKEADTPAS; encoded by the coding sequence ATGATCGAAAGGCATGACTTTCCGATGTGGGCGGGAATTATTTTAGTAATACTATTAACTTTAACTGCCCTCGTTGCATATGCATACCGTTTTCTTAGTTTTGAGAACGCGGGAGGGGCTGAATTCTATCTTTCGATCCTTCTGGTCCTCAGTGTAATCTTACTTCTTGTATTTCTCACGTTTACGACAGTTATTTTCAAATATCTTGGTTTGTCTGATCCCTCACAATCTCTCGGCCTCCCTGAAGGCAGTATCCGGGCAGTAATTGCATTAAGTCTTATTCTTATTTTTATGACCAGTTCTATCCTCCTGTATGAGGAAGTTGAAAAACACAGTGGCCCTCCAATTTACAATAGCACAAATATTACACAAAGTCAATTAGACAGTATTCCAAAAGATGAGATCGTATATATTCAGCGATCGATAGAACTGAATAATGGGACTCTTTTTAATGTAGGGCGAAAAACTGAAAAGAGTAGAGCTGGTGAAGATATTGCAAAACAGATAATTACCACGGTAAGTACTTTAGTTGTTGCGGTAGCAGGTTTCTATTTTGGCAGTAAGGCTGTTGGCGTTGTGGGAAGTGGTTTATCAGCAGTTCCCCTCATTCGGAGTATTAATCCAACAGAAGGAAAACGTGGAACTGATATTGAATTAAAGGTGTTTGGAAAGAATTTTGAGTTAGTGAGAGATGTTACACTGGTTTGTGATTCTATAGAAATTCCATGCACTGATGTGACTTCTAATTCTACTTTGATCGTATGTAAACTACATATTCCTGATGATTCTGTTGGATATCCCGGAGGGTCTGAAAAGAAATGGGCCGTTGTGGTGAAAAGCTCGGATATTGGTGAAGATACGCTGGGTGGAGTCTTTACTATCATTAAAGAGGCTGATACACCTGCAAGTTAG
- a CDS encoding nitroreductase family protein, which produces MCSVDNTLKNQMLDEIIAERRSYRAFTDEMISDEATLGIISAGLHAPYAGAAVSGDEYRKFFVIRKNSETMKTIQPLLFNELKGMSENLEKAATRDPEISKQAAGFIKRLSMIKKMGTIPGVGTAPVFIIISEKKGFPPVEQASLAHCLENMWLKATALGLGFQLVSLVSQMDNVDEFSQIFHLQPGEWAFMGCAIGYPAEKLPASIRPHARDVTTWLP; this is translated from the coding sequence ATGTGCTCAGTTGATAATACCCTGAAGAACCAGATGTTGGATGAGATAATCGCAGAACGCAGGAGTTATCGTGCATTTACAGATGAAATGATATCTGATGAGGCTACTCTGGGTATCATATCAGCCGGACTACATGCTCCCTATGCCGGTGCCGCTGTATCAGGTGATGAATACAGAAAATTCTTTGTTATCAGGAAAAATTCAGAGACGATGAAGACTATTCAGCCACTCTTGTTTAACGAACTAAAAGGTATGTCTGAAAACCTGGAGAAAGCTGCAACTCGTGATCCTGAAATTTCCAAACAGGCTGCAGGTTTTATCAAGCGTCTTTCCATGATCAAAAAGATGGGAACAATCCCAGGTGTAGGGACAGCACCGGTATTTATTATAATATCAGAGAAAAAGGGATTTCCTCCTGTTGAGCAGGCATCTTTGGCTCATTGTCTTGAGAATATGTGGCTCAAGGCAACTGCTCTGGGTTTGGGATTTCAACTCGTATCTCTTGTGTCACAGATGGATAATGTCGATGAATTCAGCCAGATATTTCATCTTCAACCCGGGGAATGGGCATTTATGGGATGTGCAATCGGATATCCAGCTGAAAAATTGCCAGCATCCATAAGGCCACATGCACGTGATGTGACCACCTGGCTCCCGTGA